The sequence TCGTGGCTATCAACACCCCCTCCCAACCTCCCCCATCAAGGGGGAGGTGCCGTCCGGTGGCAAGTCTTAATCCGAGCTCAGTAGCCCAGGCCCTTGCGGCGATCATATTCGCCCTGCGGATCGTCGGCAGGGGTGTAGAGCTTGGACTCGGTGATGATGAACTTTTCCGGCTCGGTGCCGTCAGCCAGGTAGGCCGACAGAGCCGCGAAGGCCGGGCCGGCCATGTCGGGGGTCAGTTCAACGGTCGCGTTGGCTTCGCCGGCAGCCATGGCGGCGAAGATATCGGGCACTGCGTCGATCGAAACGACCTTGATGTCGGTGCCGGGCTTGAGGCCGGCATCTTTGATCGCCTGGATGGCGCCAACGGCCATGTCGTCATTGTGGGCGTAGACAGCGCAGATGTCGGCGCCGTTGTTGGACGACTTGATGAAGGCTTCCATGACTTCCTTGCCCTTGGCGCGGGTGAAGTCACCGGTCTGGCTCTGCGCGATCACGATATTGGCGTGGCCGGCAATGGCTTCTTCAAAGCCCTTCTTGCGGTTGATCGCCGGGGTCGAGCCGACGGTGCCCTGCAGTTCGACGACATTGCAGTCAGCGTCGCCGACTTCCTTGACCAGCCATTCGCCGGCCACGCGACCTTCCAGAACCTGGTCGGACGCGACGGAGGTCAGGTAGAGGTCTTCGGGGGCATCGACGCCGCGGTCGAGCAGCATGACAGGGATTTCGGCTTCCTTGGCTTCGGTCAGCACGTCTTCCCAGCCGGTGGCGACAACGGGGGCGACCAGGATGGCGTCAACGCCCTGAGCGATGAAGCCGCGGATGGCCTTGATCTGGTTTTCCTGCTTCTGCTGCGCGTCGGCAAACTTGAGGTCGATGCCGAGGGCTTCGGCCTGCTGCTTGGTGACCGACGTTTCGGCAGCGCGCCAGCCCGATTCCGAACCGATCTGGCTGAAGCCGATGGTCAGGCCCTTGAGGTTTTCCTGGGCGATGCTGACAGAAGTCAAAGCGGTAGCGAGGCTCGCCGCGATGGCGAGCTTGGAGATAAGGGTCACGATGTCCTCCCAATGTGGACGCCGCGGCGTATTCACCTGCGACGATGGGCAGACGCTATATAAAGTACTATTATATGTAAATAGGGAAAGCGCGGCGGTGGAACTTGTGGTCCCGACCGCACTAATCAACTGATTTTTCTTATGTCAGCGCTGAACGATAGCTCGATCAGTTTTGGCCTCCTCTGTGCTGTTCGAGGGAGAATGGGCGCGTGCGATGATGAAGACGGCCTTTCCCTTGCCGGGCTGCCACTGCTCCTCGACGATGAATCCGGCCCCTCGAATGCTGGCCACGAGGTCGCTGGTCGTCATGACGTCAAGTTGCGGGAGGAGGCCCAGTGACTTGCCCAGAGGGGCGATGAACTTGAATGCGGCCGCCGTATCGCCAAGACAGGTCGTGCTGCTGATGAACAGCCCGCCAGGCTTGAGCAAGCGGAACACCTTGGCGATGACGGCATCCTTGTCGGCCAGCAAGTGCAGGATGCTGAGGCCGAGGATCACGTCGAAGCTGTTGTCCTGGGCTGTGAAGCCGGTGATGTCGGCCTGCGCGAAGCTGACATTAGACACCCCTGCCCTTGCAGCCTTGTCGCGGGCAATGGCCAGCATGGCGGCCGAGAAGTCGATGGCCGTAACGTGCCGGACGTATGGCGCGTGATGAATGGCGGTCCCACCAGTGCCGCAGCCGAATTCCATCACTTCCATGTCGGGCTGCAGATAGCCGCGCGTGATCTGCAGCTTGCGCTGATACGCCGCCTCGTCGGCGATCGGCTGGCGCGCATAGCGGTCGGCCAACCTGTCCCAGAACCTGTCTTCGCCCATGTCCCACTCCTCAAATCTAAAAGCAGGATAGGGAGCAATGCCGTGAAACAAAATTGCAGAAATTCGTACGAGGAATATACGTGGGTGCATGAATTCGCACTATCCCGACTGGAACCAGCTGCACGCCTTTCTCGCCACCGTCGAGACCGGCTCGCTGTCGGCCGCCGCACGGGAGCTTGGCCTCACTCAACCTACGGTGGGCCGCCAGGTAGCCGCGCTGGAACAGGACCTGGGCGTGATGCTGTTCGAGCGGGTCGGGCGTTCGCTGAGCCTGACCGCGGCGGGCCGCGAGCTGTTCGAGTCGGCGCGCTCAATGAGCGAGGCCGCCAGCCGGCTCACGCTCATCGCCTCCGGCCAGTCGCAATCGATCGAGGGCCTGGTGCGCATCACCGCCAGCGACATCGTCGCCGCCTATACGCTGCCGCCTATCCTCAAGAGCCTGCATGAGGCGGCGCCCGGGATCGAGATCGAAATCATCGCCGCCAACGACGTCCGCGACCTGATGCGCCGCGAAGCCGACATCGCCATCCGCCACGTCCCGCCCGAACAACCGGACCTCATCGCCCGGCGCTGTCGCGGCACCACCGCGCGCCTCTACGCTGCCACGGACTACCTCGATGCCCAAGGCCGACCTAACACCGGCGCCGCGCTCGCCGAGGCCGACTTCATTGGCTATTCGGCAACCGATGGCCTGGTGGGCGAGCTCAATGCCCGCGGCGTGCCGGTGACGCGGCGCAACTTCCGCTGGACCACCGGCAGCGTGGTGACTGCCTGGGAAATGATCCGGCAAGGCCTGGGGATTGGCGTGATGTTCCGCGACGCCGCCGAAGGCGTCGAGGGCATCGAGCCGGTCTTGCCGGAGCTGCCGCCCTTCGAGGTGCCGATCTGGCTGGCGGTGCATCGCGAGCTCCATACCAGCCGCCGCATCCGGCTGGTCTTCGATCACCTGGCTGCGGCGCTGGGCTGATCGCATGCCTCCTGTGACACCGGCAGCCTTGCGCCCCGGGGCCAGCAATGCTTTACGGGCGCACTCCCGCGTACAGGAACGTCCCCCGGCATGATCCGTCTTGAATCCATCGGCAAGCAGAACGGCAAGCAGATTGTCTTCATCGAC comes from Devosia oryziradicis and encodes:
- the ytfQ gene encoding galactofuranose ABC transporter, galactofuranose-binding protein YtfQ codes for the protein MTLISKLAIAASLATALTSVSIAQENLKGLTIGFSQIGSESGWRAAETSVTKQQAEALGIDLKFADAQQKQENQIKAIRGFIAQGVDAILVAPVVATGWEDVLTEAKEAEIPVMLLDRGVDAPEDLYLTSVASDQVLEGRVAGEWLVKEVGDADCNVVELQGTVGSTPAINRKKGFEEAIAGHANIVIAQSQTGDFTRAKGKEVMEAFIKSSNNGADICAVYAHNDDMAVGAIQAIKDAGLKPGTDIKVVSIDAVPDIFAAMAAGEANATVELTPDMAGPAFAALSAYLADGTEPEKFIITESKLYTPADDPQGEYDRRKGLGY
- a CDS encoding class I SAM-dependent methyltransferase; its protein translation is MGEDRFWDRLADRYARQPIADEAAYQRKLQITRGYLQPDMEVMEFGCGTGGTAIHHAPYVRHVTAIDFSAAMLAIARDKAARAGVSNVSFAQADITGFTAQDNSFDVILGLSILHLLADKDAVIAKVFRLLKPGGLFISSTTCLGDTAAAFKFIAPLGKSLGLLPQLDVMTTSDLVASIRGAGFIVEEQWQPGKGKAVFIIARAHSPSNSTEEAKTDRAIVQR
- a CDS encoding LysR family transcriptional regulator, whose product is MNSHYPDWNQLHAFLATVETGSLSAAARELGLTQPTVGRQVAALEQDLGVMLFERVGRSLSLTAAGRELFESARSMSEAASRLTLIASGQSQSIEGLVRITASDIVAAYTLPPILKSLHEAAPGIEIEIIAANDVRDLMRREADIAIRHVPPEQPDLIARRCRGTTARLYAATDYLDAQGRPNTGAALAEADFIGYSATDGLVGELNARGVPVTRRNFRWTTGSVVTAWEMIRQGLGIGVMFRDAAEGVEGIEPVLPELPPFEVPIWLAVHRELHTSRRIRLVFDHLAAALG